The window CTCCTCACAGTTATTCTGCCGGGCCGTCCAGGCTCCCCGCCCTCGAGCCCCCAAGGCCCTATCTCCAGCCTGCTGGCTATTATCGACAGAGTTGTCGGCGCGAGGACCTTAAAGGCCCTGATAATGCCGTCCCCGCCCGGATACCTCCCACGTCCTCCGCTACCCTCTCTGATCGTATACGCGGTGAATCTGATGGGGTATTCCCGCTCAGCTATTTCTATGGGCGTGTTGAGGGTGTTGGTCATGTTCACGTGGACGCCCGACACGCCGGGACCGTTGGGCCTGCCGCCGGAGCCCCCGCCTATGGTCTCGTAGTAGGACCAATAACGGCCGCGCCACACGCCGCCCATCATGACGTTCATCATCGTGCCGGATCCCGCAGCGGGTATTCTGCCGGGCAGGGCCTTGGAGAGCGCTAGAAATGTCACGTCGGCTATCCTCTGGCTAGTCTCGAGGTTGCCGGCCCCCACGGCGGCCGGCTTCACCGGGTTTACCAGAGAGCCTTCGGGCGCCTTGAGTTTTATAACGCTGTAGAACCCGTGGTTGGTCGGCAGATAGCCGCCTATGGCGGATCTCACGGCGAACGAGACGGCTGAGAACGTGACGCCGAGCACCGCGTTGAGGGGCGCCTCGACTTGCCCCGCAGTTCCCTCGAAGTCTGCCACGACTCCCTCCCGCGAGATGTCCAGCGATATCCTTATGGGCAACCTCTCCCCCCTCCAGTCTAGGTAGTCCACTGCCTCGTATCTGCCCGCCGGCCATTTGCCTATCTCGCCCAGGGCGAGCCTCCTGCCGTACTCGACGGCCTCGCCCCACTGCCCGGAGATGTCCCCAAACTTCTCGAAGAGGTCTCTGACCCTCGCCGCGCCTACGCGGGACGCCGCCAATTGCGCCTCTAAGTCGCCGCGGGCGGCTGCCGGCGTCTTGAAATTCTCCAGGATGAAGCTCAAGGCCTCCTTGTTAAGCTCGCCGCGCCTCAGTATCTTGACCGGCGGCACCACAACGCCCTCTTCGTATATCGTCTTGGCTCTGGGGTTTAGAGACGCCGGGAGCGGGCCGCCGACGTCCACGTAGTGGGCCTTAGAGGCCACATAGGCCACGAGCCTTCCCCGCCAGTACACCGGGTACAGCACCATCACGTCGTTCAGGTGAGTCCCCGAGATGTAGGGGTCGTTGGTCAACACGGCGTCGCCCTCCTCGAGCTCGACGCCTTCTCTGGCCAAATAGCCCAGCAGATTGGCCACGCCTATGTGGAAGGAGCCCAGATGCACCGGTATATGCTCGGCCTGCGCCACTATACGTCCCTCCGAGTCGACGATCGCCACGCTGTGGTCCATGCGCTCCCTGATATTCGGCGAGAAGGCCGAGTTCCTCAGCGCGATGCCCGCCTCCTCGGCTATATACTCGGTAGCTCTATGGATCAGCTCCCACCTCATAGCCTCATCTCGAGCACGCCGTATT of the Thermoproteus uzoniensis 768-20 genome contains:
- a CDS encoding hydantoinase B/oxoprolinase family protein, which produces MRWELIHRATEYIAEEAGIALRNSAFSPNIRERMDHSVAIVDSEGRIVAQAEHIPVHLGSFHIGVANLLGYLAREGVELEEGDAVLTNDPYISGTHLNDVMVLYPVYWRGRLVAYVASKAHYVDVGGPLPASLNPRAKTIYEEGVVVPPVKILRRGELNKEALSFILENFKTPAAARGDLEAQLAASRVGAARVRDLFEKFGDISGQWGEAVEYGRRLALGEIGKWPAGRYEAVDYLDWRGERLPIRISLDISREGVVADFEGTAGQVEAPLNAVLGVTFSAVSFAVRSAIGGYLPTNHGFYSVIKLKAPEGSLVNPVKPAAVGAGNLETSQRIADVTFLALSKALPGRIPAAGSGTMMNVMMGGVWRGRYWSYYETIGGGSGGRPNGPGVSGVHVNMTNTLNTPIEIAEREYPIRFTAYTIREGSGGRGRYPGGDGIIRAFKVLAPTTLSIIASRLEIGPWGLEGGEPGRPGRITVRRRNGEAATIGSETVELAEGDEVVIETPGGGGYGREKIL